In one Streptomyces sp. NBC_01241 genomic region, the following are encoded:
- a CDS encoding maleylpyruvate isomerase family mycothiol-dependent enzyme: MGNTTDRRSTGDIRAAIAAERRELAAVLDGLPPEKWDAPTLCAGWRVREVAAHMTMGFRYSFPTMVWELVRARGKLHAMTDRCARRDAASHATGELAAFLRDNADHPWKPPVGGIEAALGHDVVHGLDITVALDLGRRVPEDRVRILLAGIDARTLKFFGADLDGIELRADDLDWSFGAGTPVSGAAQDLLLLAYGRRLPPGRLHGGPCERFEAAQA; this comes from the coding sequence ATGGGGAACACAACGGACCGGAGATCAACAGGGGACATCAGAGCGGCGATCGCGGCCGAACGCCGGGAACTGGCGGCCGTGCTGGACGGTTTGCCGCCCGAGAAGTGGGACGCGCCGACCCTGTGCGCGGGGTGGCGGGTACGGGAGGTCGCGGCCCATATGACGATGGGTTTCCGGTACTCGTTCCCCACGATGGTGTGGGAGCTCGTCCGGGCGCGCGGCAAGCTCCACGCGATGACCGATCGCTGTGCCCGTAGGGACGCGGCCAGCCATGCCACGGGCGAACTCGCGGCATTTCTCAGGGACAACGCGGATCACCCGTGGAAGCCGCCGGTCGGCGGGATCGAGGCGGCTCTGGGCCATGACGTGGTCCACGGCCTGGACATCACGGTCGCACTGGACCTCGGCCGCCGGGTTCCCGAAGACCGCGTGCGCATCCTCTTGGCGGGCATCGACGCCAGGACCCTCAAGTTCTTCGGAGCCGACCTCGACGGCATCGAACTCCGCGCCGACGATCTCGACTGGTCCTTCGGTGCCGGAACGCCTGTGTCCGGTGCGGCACAGGACCTCCTCCTGCTCGCCTACGGCCGCAGGCTCCCTCCGGGGCGCCTCCACGGCGGACCGTGCGAACGCTTCGAGGCAGCTCAGGCGTGA
- a CDS encoding LysR family transcriptional regulator, which yields MDIRQLRYFVTVVEEANFTRAAARLHLAQPGVSAQVRQLEKELGRPLLDRSGRSVTLTEVGEAVLPYARAALAAVEAVRQTVDEFTGLLRGHVNVGLISGTAGAAIREFDVATILADFHDNHPQVEIVLTEDTSERMLAALHRGELDIAVIGLADEEPPPAISFQVVIDDPLVAAVAPDDPALTHAGRTSIALAELRDRPLISLPRGTGIRGVLDRACAQAGFRPRIAFEAASPLFLARLAVRGLGVAVIPALRNDAASASGLRTLEITGPRLRARIALAWRTDGPSGPAAAAFLDLLRASLTVPDVRDSSQSEPRPVREHGVREHGVREPGL from the coding sequence ATGGACATTCGGCAGTTGCGGTACTTCGTCACGGTGGTCGAGGAAGCCAACTTCACCCGTGCCGCCGCCCGATTGCACCTGGCACAGCCGGGGGTGAGTGCCCAGGTCCGGCAACTGGAGAAGGAACTCGGCCGGCCGCTGCTCGACCGTTCCGGCCGGTCTGTGACCCTGACGGAAGTGGGCGAGGCCGTCCTGCCGTACGCGCGGGCCGCGCTGGCCGCAGTCGAAGCGGTACGGCAGACCGTGGACGAGTTCACCGGACTGCTCCGCGGCCATGTCAACGTCGGCCTCATCTCGGGCACCGCGGGCGCCGCCATCCGTGAATTCGACGTGGCCACCATCCTGGCCGACTTCCACGACAACCACCCCCAGGTGGAAATCGTCCTGACCGAGGACACGTCGGAGCGGATGCTCGCCGCACTGCATCGCGGGGAACTCGACATCGCCGTCATCGGGCTCGCGGACGAGGAACCCCCGCCAGCCATCTCCTTCCAGGTCGTGATCGACGACCCCCTGGTGGCCGCCGTCGCCCCGGACGACCCCGCCCTCACGCACGCGGGCCGCACGAGCATTGCGCTGGCCGAGCTCCGCGATCGCCCGCTGATCAGCCTGCCGCGCGGCACGGGCATCCGCGGAGTACTCGACCGCGCGTGCGCGCAGGCCGGATTCCGGCCCCGCATCGCCTTCGAGGCGGCCTCCCCGCTGTTCCTTGCCCGGCTCGCCGTCCGCGGTCTCGGCGTGGCGGTGATTCCGGCCCTTCGGAACGACGCGGCGTCGGCCTCCGGGCTGCGGACGCTGGAGATCACCGGGCCACGGCTACGCGCCCGCATCGCTCTGGCCTGGCGGACGGACGGCCCCTCCGGCCCCGCCGCCGCGGCCTTCCTGGACCTGCTGCGTGCAAGCCTCACCGTGCCTGACGTGCGGGACTCATCGCAGAGCGAGCCTCGCCCCGTACGAGAGCACGGAGTACGGGAACACGGAGTACGGGAACCCGGCCTATAG
- a CDS encoding fumarylacetoacetate hydrolase family protein translates to MKLATLRTHDGTIAARLDGDVLTEIPGHADVGALLANENWREIARNATGSRHRVDEAELETVVPNPSKVLCAGLNYTGHIQEMGRDLPSYPTLFAKFADTLTGPTDSVAAVAEDPEMDWEGELGVVVGRTAYKVGEEEAGEYIAGFTVANDISMRGWQYRSTEWLQGKIWARSTPVGPVLVTPDEFDPTTAVLRTTVNGTSVQEHGVADLLFTPAHLVAYVSTMLPLRPGDLILTGTPGGVGRARTPQVYLKAGDVVEVTIDGIGAVSTPIV, encoded by the coding sequence ATGAAACTGGCAACCCTGCGCACCCACGACGGGACGATCGCGGCCCGGCTGGACGGTGACGTGCTCACCGAGATCCCCGGCCATGCCGACGTCGGCGCCCTGCTGGCGAACGAGAACTGGCGGGAGATCGCGAGGAACGCCACCGGCAGCCGGCACCGCGTGGACGAGGCCGAACTGGAGACGGTCGTACCGAACCCGTCGAAGGTGCTGTGCGCCGGCCTCAACTACACCGGCCACATCCAGGAGATGGGCCGGGACCTTCCCTCGTACCCCACCCTCTTCGCGAAGTTCGCCGACACCCTGACCGGCCCCACCGACTCCGTGGCGGCCGTGGCGGAAGATCCCGAGATGGACTGGGAGGGCGAACTCGGCGTCGTCGTCGGACGGACCGCGTACAAGGTGGGCGAGGAGGAAGCGGGCGAGTACATCGCCGGCTTCACGGTCGCCAACGACATCTCGATGCGGGGCTGGCAGTACCGTTCGACGGAGTGGCTGCAGGGCAAGATCTGGGCGCGTTCCACCCCGGTGGGCCCGGTCCTGGTCACGCCCGATGAATTCGATCCCACCACCGCGGTCCTGCGCACCACGGTCAACGGGACGTCCGTCCAGGAACACGGGGTCGCGGACCTGCTGTTCACCCCGGCCCACCTGGTCGCGTACGTGTCCACCATGCTGCCGCTGCGTCCCGGGGACCTGATCCTCACCGGAACCCCCGGCGGAGTGGGGCGGGCTCGTACGCCGCAGGTGTACCTGAAGGCCGGCGACGTGGTCGAGGTGACGATCGACGGAATCGGCGCCGTGTCCACGCCGATCGTCTGA